In Electrophorus electricus isolate fEleEle1 chromosome 14, fEleEle1.pri, whole genome shotgun sequence, a single window of DNA contains:
- the a1cf gene encoding APOBEC1 complementation factor isoform X1 gives METNQKCGDGLTGTQKEAALRALIQRTGYQLHQENGQRRYGGPPPGWEGPPPERGSEIFVGKLPRDLFEDELVPLCEKFGKIYEVRMMMDFNGNNRGYAFVTFSTKQEAKNAMKQLNNYEIRNGRLLGVCASVDNCRLFVGGIPKTKKKEEILAEMRKVTDGVVDVIVYPSAADKSKNRGFAFVEYASHRAAAMARRKLLPGRIQLWGHAIAVDWAEPEVEVDEDTMATVKILYVRNLMLATSEETIEMEFNAIKPGAVERVKKIRDYAFVHFSQREDAITAMNALNGKVIDGSPIEVTLAKPVDKDSYVRYTRGTGGRGGALLQGEYTYTLGQMYDPSATYLGAPVFYAPHAYTALPSQFRFPPTKGHVGTRGLVRSPSVRGAAGVRGLGGRGYLAYAGVGRGCPTYQLKTDKRPEDKLYDLLPGMELTPMNPVTLKPQGIKHSPQILEDICQKNNWGQPVYQLHSAIGPDQRQLFLYKVTIPALANQYPSIHPTKLCAAADEAKSHAAEHALQTLGLQTEGADVSAAAAFPGYAIANTAATVAASHLKQAISLGQELAAYTTYEGYPAFAVATRGDGYGVF, from the exons ATGGAAACCAATCAAAAATGCGGGGATGGACTGACTGGCACGCAGAAAGAGGCTGCACTGCGCGCTCTCATCCAGCGCACAGGATATCAGTTACACCAG GAGAATGGCCAGAGGAGATATGGTGGCCCGCCTCCAGGCTGGGAAGGCCCACCccctgagagaggcagtgaaATATTTGTGGGCAAGCTACCACGGGACCTCTTTGAGGACGAGCTGGTGCCTCTCTGTGAAAAA TTTGGCAAAATATATGAAGTACGAATGATGATGGATTTCAATGGCAACAATCGAGGTTATGCTTTTGTTACCTTCAGCACAAAACAAGAAGCCAAGAATGCAATGAAGCAACTCAATAATTATGAAATCAG GAATGGCCGGCTCCTGGGGGTCTGTGCAAGCGTGGACAACTGTCGCCTCTTTGTGGGGGGCATCCCCAAAACCAAGAAGAAAGAGGAGATCCTGGCAGAGATGAGGAAGGTGACTGATGGTGTGGTGGATGTGATCGTCTACCCCAGTGCAGCGGACAAGAGCAAGAACCGCGGCTTCGCCTTTGTAGAGTACGCAAGTCATCGAGCCGCTGCCATGGCTAGGAGGAAACTGCTTCCAG GAAGGATCCAGCTGTGGGGACACGCCATCGCTGTGGACTGGGCAGAGCCAGAAGTGGAGGTGGATGAGGACACTATGGCCACTGTAAAGATCCTCTACGTGCGGAACCTAATGCTAGCCACATCTGAGGAAACCATCGAGATGGAGTTCAATGCCATCAAACCCG GTGCAGTAGAGAGGGTAAAAAAGATCAGAGACTACGCTTTTGTACACTTCTCCCAGAGAGAGGACGCCATCACAGCTATGAATGCACTGAATGGCAAG GTTATCGATGGGTCTCCAATCGAAGTGACTCTAGCCAAGCCAGTGGATAAGGACAGTTATGTTCGCTACACTCGTGGCAcaggggggagaggaggggctTTACTGCAGGGCGAGTACACCTACACACTAGGCCAAATGTATGACCCCTCCGCCACCTACCTGGGTGCACCTGTGTTTTATGCCCCCCATGCATACACAGCTCTTCCTAGTCAGTTCCGCTTCCCCCCTACGAAAGGTCATGTGGGCACACGGGGTCTCGTGCGCTCGCCTTCTGTTAGAG GGGCGGCGGGTGTGCGTGGTTTGGGCGGCCGAGGATACCTCGCCTACGCTGGCGTGGGTCGCGGCTGCCCCACCTACCAGTTAAAGACCGACAAACGCCCCGAGGACAAACTCTATGACCTGCTCCCTGGCATGGAGCTCACTCCCATGAATCCTGTGACCCTGAAACCCCAGGGAATCAAACATTCTCCGCAG ATCTTGGAGGATATATGTCAGAAGAATAACTGGGGACAACCAGTGTACCAACTGCACTCTGCCATCGGACCAGATCAGAGGCAACTATTCCTTTACAAAGTCACTATCCCTGCACTGGCCAACCAGTATCCAAGCAT CCACCCAACAAAGCTGTGCGCTGCAGCGGACGAGGCTAAAAGCCACGCTGCGGAGCATGCACTGCAGACCCTGGGGCTGCAGACAGAGGGCGCCGATGTATCTGCAGCGGCAGCATTCCCAG GTTATGCAATAGCCAACACGGCTGCTACAGTTGCTGCTTCCCATCTCAAACAGGCCATTTCTCTGGGCCAAGAGCTAGCAGCTTACACCACCTATGAGGGCTATCCAGCGTTTGCTGTTGCTACCCGTGGAGATGGTTACGGAGTGTTCTAG
- the a1cf gene encoding APOBEC1 complementation factor isoform X2 has translation METNQKCGDGLTGTQKEAALRALIQRTGYQLHQENGQRRYGGPPPGWEGPPPERGSEIFVGKLPRDLFEDELVPLCEKFGKIYEVRMMMDFNGNNRGYAFVTFSTKQEAKNAMKQLNNYEIRNGRLLGVCASVDNCRLFVGGIPKTKKKEEILAEMRKVTDGVVDVIVYPSAADKSKNRGFAFVEYASHRAAAMARRKLLPGRIQLWGHAIAVDWAEPEVEVDEDTMATVKILYVRNLMLATSEETIEMEFNAIKPGAVERVKKIRDYAFVHFSQREDAITAMNALNGKVIDGSPIEVTLAKPVDKDSYVRYTRGTGGRGGALLQGEYTYTLGQMYDPSATYLGAPVFYAPHAYTALPSQFRFPPTKGHVGTRGLVRSPSVRGAAGVRGLGGRGYLAYAGVGRGCPTYQLKTDKRPEDKLYDLLPGMELTPMNPVTLKPQGIKHSPQILEDICQKNNWGQPVYQLHSAIGPDQRQLFLYKVTIPALANQYPSIHPTKLCAAADEAKSHAAEHALQTLGLQTEGADVSAAAAFPGM, from the exons ATGGAAACCAATCAAAAATGCGGGGATGGACTGACTGGCACGCAGAAAGAGGCTGCACTGCGCGCTCTCATCCAGCGCACAGGATATCAGTTACACCAG GAGAATGGCCAGAGGAGATATGGTGGCCCGCCTCCAGGCTGGGAAGGCCCACCccctgagagaggcagtgaaATATTTGTGGGCAAGCTACCACGGGACCTCTTTGAGGACGAGCTGGTGCCTCTCTGTGAAAAA TTTGGCAAAATATATGAAGTACGAATGATGATGGATTTCAATGGCAACAATCGAGGTTATGCTTTTGTTACCTTCAGCACAAAACAAGAAGCCAAGAATGCAATGAAGCAACTCAATAATTATGAAATCAG GAATGGCCGGCTCCTGGGGGTCTGTGCAAGCGTGGACAACTGTCGCCTCTTTGTGGGGGGCATCCCCAAAACCAAGAAGAAAGAGGAGATCCTGGCAGAGATGAGGAAGGTGACTGATGGTGTGGTGGATGTGATCGTCTACCCCAGTGCAGCGGACAAGAGCAAGAACCGCGGCTTCGCCTTTGTAGAGTACGCAAGTCATCGAGCCGCTGCCATGGCTAGGAGGAAACTGCTTCCAG GAAGGATCCAGCTGTGGGGACACGCCATCGCTGTGGACTGGGCAGAGCCAGAAGTGGAGGTGGATGAGGACACTATGGCCACTGTAAAGATCCTCTACGTGCGGAACCTAATGCTAGCCACATCTGAGGAAACCATCGAGATGGAGTTCAATGCCATCAAACCCG GTGCAGTAGAGAGGGTAAAAAAGATCAGAGACTACGCTTTTGTACACTTCTCCCAGAGAGAGGACGCCATCACAGCTATGAATGCACTGAATGGCAAG GTTATCGATGGGTCTCCAATCGAAGTGACTCTAGCCAAGCCAGTGGATAAGGACAGTTATGTTCGCTACACTCGTGGCAcaggggggagaggaggggctTTACTGCAGGGCGAGTACACCTACACACTAGGCCAAATGTATGACCCCTCCGCCACCTACCTGGGTGCACCTGTGTTTTATGCCCCCCATGCATACACAGCTCTTCCTAGTCAGTTCCGCTTCCCCCCTACGAAAGGTCATGTGGGCACACGGGGTCTCGTGCGCTCGCCTTCTGTTAGAG GGGCGGCGGGTGTGCGTGGTTTGGGCGGCCGAGGATACCTCGCCTACGCTGGCGTGGGTCGCGGCTGCCCCACCTACCAGTTAAAGACCGACAAACGCCCCGAGGACAAACTCTATGACCTGCTCCCTGGCATGGAGCTCACTCCCATGAATCCTGTGACCCTGAAACCCCAGGGAATCAAACATTCTCCGCAG ATCTTGGAGGATATATGTCAGAAGAATAACTGGGGACAACCAGTGTACCAACTGCACTCTGCCATCGGACCAGATCAGAGGCAACTATTCCTTTACAAAGTCACTATCCCTGCACTGGCCAACCAGTATCCAAGCAT CCACCCAACAAAGCTGTGCGCTGCAGCGGACGAGGCTAAAAGCCACGCTGCGGAGCATGCACTGCAGACCCTGGGGCTGCAGACAGAGGGCGCCGATGTATCTGCAGCGGCAGCATTCCCAGGTATGTGA
- the asah2 gene encoding neutral ceramidase yields the protein MARKAVCCGLNSLEVLLMVLFLLMTGVTVGLITVFAVNMSSQTRELIPMVTPPQKSYLIGVGRADCTGPVANVPLMGYANPKQTAAGIHTRLFSRAFIVDDGSRRVVFVSADIGMVSQRLRLEVIKALQLKYGDLYRQDNVVLSGTHTHSGLAGYFQYTLFMITSKGYIKPSTQAIVKGIVRSIDVAHKTMKPGKIFINKGEIVGSNVNRSPHSYLNNPEQERNRYTSNTDEQIVILKFTDLNGNGMGMISWFAVHAVSMNYTNRMVSSDNLGYASYLFEQEKNIGSLPGEGPYVAAFCTSNSGDVSPNTRGPYCMNTGKKCDYLNSSCPTGGTKMCVAFGPGNDMFESTRIIGQNIYKKAKELYGSAGQEVRGSVHTAHQWVNMTDVTIHLNSTHSVKTCKPALGHSFAAGTTDGGGDLNFTQGAVEGDPFWDGIRDTLLGAPSKEIQECHDPKPILFSTGEMNWPLPWHPDVVDVQIITIGSVAVVAVPGEVTTMSGRRIREAVKQELEMQKAFTNTEVVITGLCNIYTHYITTHEEYQVQRYEAASTIYGPHTLSAYIQHFRGLAKAIAQGKVEELPKGPEPPFFKDSQLFTLLLPAPVDNQPANSTFGQVLEQVHPRYKLGEVASVTFVAGNPRNSGDMRDKTFVTVERFQNNTGTWVVVHTDASWETRFHWIKGSGGQSNATVEWHIPLSAQSGTYRIRHFGHYKRFNIVTPVITAYEGVSDVFRVTKTL from the exons ATGGCTCGCAAGGCTGTGTGCTGCGGCCTCAACAGTCTGGAGGTGTTGCTTATGGTTCTGTTCCTGCTGATGACTGGAGTCACTGTGGGGCTCATCACAGTCTTTGCCGTCAACATGAGCTCCCAAACAA GAGAGCTCATTCCCATGGTGACGCCTCCACAGAAGTCTTATCTGATTGGAGTCGGCAGAGCTGACTGCACTGGCCCGGTGGCCAATGTTCCCCTG ATGGGCTACGCCAACCCCAAGCAGACAGCAGCAGGCATCCACACTCGTTTGTTCAGCAGGGCCTTCATTGTGGATGACGGTAGCAGGAGGGTGGTGTTTGTGAGTGCAGATATAGGCATGGTCTCTCAAAGACTGAGGCTAGAGGTAATTAAGGCT CTCCAGCTGAAGTATGGAGATCTGTACCGGCAGGACAACGTGGTACtgagtggcacacacacacactccggcCTGGCAGGGTACTTCCAGTACACCCTCTTCATGATCACCAGTAAAGGCTACATCAAGCCATCTACTCAAGCCATTGTCAAGGGCATCGTAAGG AGCATTGATGTGGCACATAAAACCATGAAGCCTGGTAAAATCTTTATCAACAAAGGAGAAATTGTGGGTAGTAATGTTAACAGGAGTCCACATTCATACCTGAACAACCCTGAGCAGGAAAGAAACAG GTACACATCAAATACAGATGAGCAGATTGTGATCCTGAAATTCACAGATCTGAATGGGAATGGAATGGGTATGATCAG CTGGTTTGCTGTTCATGCAGTCAGCATGAATTACACGAATCGCATGGTAAGCTCAGACAACCTTGGCTATGCCTCCTATCTGTTTGAACAAGAGAAGAACATTGGCTCCTTACCTGGCGAG GGACCATATGTAGCAGCATTTTGCACCAGTAACAGTGGAGATGTGTCTCCTAACACTCGTGGCCCATATTGCATGAACACAGGGAAGAAGTGTGACTACCTCAACAGCTCCTGTCCCACTGGTGGC ACTAAAATGTGTGTTGCTTTTGGACCGGGTAATGACATGTTTGAAAGCACCAGAATTATTGGGCAGAACATCTACAAAAAGGCAAAG GAGCTTTATGGCAGCGCAGGGCAGGAGGTACGTGGGAGTGTCCATACTGCTCATCAGTGGGTCAACATGACGGATGTGACCATCCACCTTAACTCCACCCACAGC GTGAAGACATGTAAACCTGCACTTGGCCACAGCTTTGCTGCAGGAACaacagatggaggaggagaccTTAACTTTACACAAG GGGCAGTTGAAGGTGATCCCTTCTGGGATGGTATCAGGGATACTTTGTTGGGTGCCCCTTCCAAAGAGATTCAGGAATGTCATGACCCCAAACCCATTCTCTTCAGCACTGGAGAG ATGAACTGGCCTCTCCCATGGCACCCAGATGTAGTGGATGTTCAGATCATCACCATTGGCTCGGTGGCTGTGGTTGCTGTCCCAGGAGAGGTGAC AACTATGTCAGGAAGAAGGATCAGAGAGGCTGTCAAACAG GAGCTGGAGATGCAAAAGGCTTTCACTAACACAGAAGTTGTCATCACTGGTCTCTGCAACATTTATACTCACTACATTACTACACACGAAGAGTACCAG GTGCAGAGATATGAAGCTGCTTCAACCATCTATGGGCCTCACACCCTGTCAGCCTACATCCAGCACTTCAGAGGACTAGCCAAAGCCATCGCACAG GGTAAGGTGGAGGAATTACCAAAAGGTCCTGAGCCTCCGTTCTTTAAAGACAGTCAGCTCTTCACTCTGCTACTCCCTGCGCCTGTGGATAATCAGCCTGCTAACTCCACCTTCGGACAGGTCCTGGAGCAGGTTCATCCTCGCTATAAATTG GGAGAGGTTGCATCTGTCACTTTTGTTGCTGGAAACCCAAGAAACTCTGGCGACATG AGAGACAAGACCTTTGTCACAGTGGAGAGGTTTCAAAACAACACTGGCACATGGGTGGTTGTCCATACAGATGCATCGTGGGAGACAAG ATTTCACTGGATTAAAGGATCTGGTGGTCAGAGCAATGCCACCGTGGAGTGGCACATTCCTCTCTCAGCGCAGTCTGGCACTTACAGGATCCGACACTTTGGCCACTACAAACGCTTCAATATTGTCACGCCTGTGATAACTGCATATGAGGGTGTCTCTGATGTGTTTAGAGTCACTAAAACACTCTAA